The genomic segment AGCGAGGTTTCACACGCAGGAATGAATATCGCTGGCCTGCACTTGAGCGTATTGGAGAAAAGCCATTACTTCAAAGTATTGGTCCTGGAGAGGACGTTATTGAGCTTGCGGGAGTAATCTATTCAGGAGGACTGGGGCAAATAAATAATATGCGAAATTTATCGAAACCTCTTTTACTCATTGATGGCCAAGGTAACATTTTAGGCCATTTTGTTATTGTGAAAATAGAAGAAACGCAGAGATATTTTTTTCCAAATGGTGAAGCAAGAAAGATTGAGTTTCACTTAAGTTTGAAGCACTATGATAACGTGTTGTCAGACGGATCACTAAATAATCCAGTTGATGATATACAACTTGATAATGATATATTACAAAACTAAGGAAAATGATATGTTAGATTTAATCTGCTGGAACTACTATGGATTCAGCTCAGGAGCAGTTGAGATTGTGTTAAGAGCTAATCCTGGGCTTTCAGAGTACGAACTTCTTCCTGCAGGATTAATCATTAAACTTCCTGTTATTCAAAAAGAGACACAAAAGCAAGTAGTAAAACTATGGGATTAAAATGACACCAGACTTTAGTATTTCAGTAGAGGGAATTTTAATCACTGAGTTGATAAAAAGTCGGTTAGTATCAATGCATATTACTGATGAAGCTGGAGTAATAAGTGATACTGCTGTAATTCATCTTGATGACCGTGATTCATTATTTGAAATTCCTAGAACTGGGGCAAAGCTAAATATTTTACTTGGGTATAAAGAAACTGGCATTGTGCCGATGGGAGATTACATAGTGAATGAAATTACGCTACAAGGCCCGCCACAAGGACTAAAAATCAAGAGTCATGCAGCGGATCTAAAAGAGTCATTAAAGGAACAAGTGTTTAATGAGTGGCATCAAATCACCTTAAATGATTTGGTAAAAAAGATTGCAGACAAACATGGCTATCAAGCTAAGGTTGCTGCAGAGTTTGCAAATATCATGATATCACATATTGATCAGACTGCAGAGAGCGATATGCATTTTTTAACCAGGCTTGCTCAAATTTATGGAGCAATAGCAAAACCTGCTGGAGGGTATTTACTGTTTGTTTCAAAAGGAAAAGCAAAGTCAGTTACCGGAAAAACTTTAAGCACTATTACTTTAACACCTAGAGATATTACAAATTGGAAAGTAAAATTTAATGAGCGTAATCAATATGGCTCGGTTATTGCTTACTGGTATGATTATGAAAAAGCAGAGACAATAACGGAAAAAGTAGGTGATCAAGAACCAAGCTATATTTTGCGAGATATTTATGCAAGTAGTGATTTGGCACAAAGTGCAGCATCTGCGAAGTTGAATCAGCTGATGAGTAATGCAGCAACACTCAATGTCACAATGCCAGGAAATCCTGAATTATTTGCTGAAGCAAAGATTAATCTTTCTGGATTTCGCAAAGGAGTTTATGGTAAATGGATAATAAATAGGGCTGAGCATGTAATTGATAACCTTGGCTATCGTACTATATTAACAGCAGTTATGGGAAAATAAATTGATAATTTCCTCATAAATATCTTTTTTTTCTTTATTATTGTTTAATTCCTCTACAGCAAGATCTAAAGGAGTTTTTTTATCTTTGTTTTTAGCAAGAGGATTTGCTCCATTTTTCAGTAGAAATTTAACAATTTCCAAGCGTCCTTCCTGTGCAG from the Candidatus Wolbachia massiliensis genome contains:
- a CDS encoding phage tail protein, with translation MLSLGPYRFSLTERGFTRRNEYRWPALERIGEKPLLQSIGPGEDVIELAGVIYSGGLGQINNMRNLSKPLLLIDGQGNILGHFVIVKIEETQRYFFPNGEARKIEFHLSLKHYDNVLSDGSLNNPVDDIQLDNDILQN
- a CDS encoding tail protein X, producing the protein MLDLICWNYYGFSSGAVEIVLRANPGLSEYELLPAGLIIKLPVIQKETQKQVVKLWD
- a CDS encoding phage late control D family protein: MTPDFSISVEGILITELIKSRLVSMHITDEAGVISDTAVIHLDDRDSLFEIPRTGAKLNILLGYKETGIVPMGDYIVNEITLQGPPQGLKIKSHAADLKESLKEQVFNEWHQITLNDLVKKIADKHGYQAKVAAEFANIMISHIDQTAESDMHFLTRLAQIYGAIAKPAGGYLLFVSKGKAKSVTGKTLSTITLTPRDITNWKVKFNERNQYGSVIAYWYDYEKAETITEKVGDQEPSYILRDIYASSDLAQSAASAKLNQLMSNAATLNVTMPGNPELFAEAKINLSGFRKGVYGKWIINRAEHVIDNLGYRTILTAVMGK